TTTCAGCTGGACATCATGCAGGTTCCTGGAATTATCGTTGCCAGAACGGATGCAGAAGCGGCAACCCTGCTCGACAGCAATAACGACAGCAGGGACCAGGCGTTCATTCTTGGAGCAACCAACCTTGATGTGCCGCTCTACAAGTTCTGCACCTTGGCACTGCATCGACTGTTCTACGAATCCGGACATACAAACGTGCGGGGACATCTCTTGTTTGACCTGGATGAGGATGAATATCAGCTCGCTATCAAATGGTTTAAGTCAGCCGGCATTTATGAAGAACTTAAGAGTATCATTGCCAAAAAGGTTTCAGAAGATGAGTTTGAGCTTGGAGGCATAATTGATGAAGCCACAAACCTGATGGTCTCGGCCTGGGAGACGGAAGCAGGAGTCAGCACCTTTCCAGAAGCTGTGGCCGATCGCCTGCAACTCCTCATTGATGAAGGTCGTGAGATAAAAATGACCGTGGAGCAGTGGCTGAAGTATGCCGAAGGAGTCTCACACTGGAAGGCGAGGCAGAAGGCCAAAGAGATTGGTGCCAATGTCAGCTGGGACTGGAACCGGCCAAGGACCACCGAAGGTTTTTTTCAGATTCGGGGAGGAATTGAATTTGCCATAGCCAAGTCCCTGGCCGTTGCCCCTTATGCGGATATAATCTGGATGGAAACCAAAACCGCCGACCTGGAAGATGCGGCTGTGTTCGCCAAGGCCATCCACGCAGCCTACCCGGAAAAGATGCTCGCCTATAATCTTTCTCCTTCATTTAACTGGGATACCACGGGAATGAGCGATGAGGAAATGAGGCAGTTTCCCGCGGAAATAGGTAAGCTGGGATATGTTTTTAATTTCATCACCTATGGCGGTCATCAGGCGGATGGTATAGCCGGAGAAGAGCTGGCCAGTGCTCTCCAGCAGGATGGTATGCTCGCTCTTGCTCGCCTGCAGCGTAAACTGCGGCTGTTGGAATCACCCTATACCACCCCCCAATCGCTGGTCGGGGGTCCCCGGCTCGATAGTGCACTTAGCGCCTCAACAGGGAGAACAGCCACCACCAAGGCCATGGGTAAAGGGTCCACCCAATTTCAGCATCTTATTCAGATCGAACCGCCGATTTCCATACTTCAGGAGTGGTTGGCCAAGTGGTCGAAAAAGTATAATCTTAATGCAGAGCTCAAGGTCGTGCTGAGACCGCAGAGTTCAGGCGCGGATATTTTGGAGCTCGATGTTCTCGACGCGATGGAAACCAAAATAGCTGAGGTGATATTTACCGTTCTGCGTGATCGTGAAGATAAGGTGTTTCTGTTTATCCGTAATCAGGAGGTCCATGATACCAGTCTCCGCAGAAAAAGGTTCATGACCCTGCTTCAACTCTATTTAATTTACCGCTATAAAGCTGACATCATGCAGTATATGACCCCAAGCGATGACAATCGCCATCAAACCAATGGCATGAAAAGGTTTGGTATATTCAAAGACGCCAAGGAAGAAATTGGTGATATTATCGTGGCTTATGTGGATAAAGATGTTGTTGGTCAACTGGTCAATCCCAAAAAACAGGGAATCGACCGACTTCTATCCAAAGAAGAGGCAGTTGTCTAAGATCAGCGGACTTACATACGGCTGTACAGGTTGTTTAATTCTGCCTGTGCAGCTTATTCTTTCTTTACTCCGCATCCCCGATCGAACTCCACCCTGAAAAGAGCGCCGGCATCTCTCGAAACGCTACAGGGTAAAGGTGTGGGTGAATCATTCCGCCGACCTAACCATCTGTCCGACACAACAGGATAATCCGACTTTACGGGAGAAGTTGCTATTTCCACTGTTGCATATAATCCCACCGGGTCGATGACGCAATCCCCACAGATTCGATAAGCAATGCTTTCGACAGGCATTACATTGATAATTCGGCAAAATAATTCTGAGCATATAGCCGAGGACGGATAAAAGGGCCGTGCAGGGGTTTTCCGAGGGGAACACATTAGGAATACATCTTGCATCTAGAAAATATCAGAAGGGTCTTTCCAGAGAAAAGGAGAATGACAGAGCTTGACTGCAATTTTCACATTTTCGAAAGTGAATGTA
This Desulfopila inferna DNA region includes the following protein-coding sequences:
- a CDS encoding isocitrate lyase/phosphoenolpyruvate mutase family protein, coding for MWIIPHNLKEKIMLKEQIDELKKYFSSPRFEGIRRLYSERQVAEQQGTIANDYTVAREAAAGFYALLRENYANKTAVTTFGPYSPGQAVAIKRKGIPAIYLGGWATSAKGSKNEDPGADLASYPLSQVPDEAAPVVRALLTADRNQNFFRSRMTEEERKKTPEFDFRPFIIADADTGHGGDAHVRNLIRRFVEVGVPGYHIEDQRPGTKKCGHQGGKVLVSVDEQIKRLNTARFQLDIMQVPGIIVARTDAEAATLLDSNNDSRDQAFILGATNLDVPLYKFCTLALHRLFYESGHTNVRGHLLFDLDEDEYQLAIKWFKSAGIYEELKSIIAKKVSEDEFELGGIIDEATNLMVSAWETEAGVSTFPEAVADRLQLLIDEGREIKMTVEQWLKYAEGVSHWKARQKAKEIGANVSWDWNRPRTTEGFFQIRGGIEFAIAKSLAVAPYADIIWMETKTADLEDAAVFAKAIHAAYPEKMLAYNLSPSFNWDTTGMSDEEMRQFPAEIGKLGYVFNFITYGGHQADGIAGEELASALQQDGMLALARLQRKLRLLESPYTTPQSLVGGPRLDSALSASTGRTATTKAMGKGSTQFQHLIQIEPPISILQEWLAKWSKKYNLNAELKVVLRPQSSGADILELDVLDAMETKIAEVIFTVLRDREDKVFLFIRNQEVHDTSLRRKRFMTLLQLYLIYRYKADIMQYMTPSDDNRHQTNGMKRFGIFKDAKEEIGDIIVAYVDKDVVGQLVNPKKQGIDRLLSKEEAVV